Within the Dunckerocampus dactyliophorus isolate RoL2022-P2 chromosome 10, RoL_Ddac_1.1, whole genome shotgun sequence genome, the region ggagCCACAAGCCGCTCACCTGACTTTCCTGTGCGGAGTCCAGCCAGAAGGACCATGGACTGATGTTGCAGCACAGAAGCCAGAATAAAAAGCACAATTCCTGCAAAGTGAAACCACTCCAGCTGGGATAAGAGAGTTCCATTCCCTTAAAAACAACATCCTACATGAACATCTTGCAGTGCAAAGAGCAGGACATTAATTGCAGAGGGTCCTAACCTTTCTTTAGGCGGTCCGAGCAGAGCACAGTCACCCCCAGCAGGAAGTAGTAGCCCAGTCCGAAGATGTACTGCGCCACATGGATGACACCATCAGAGAAGATGCTGACATAGAGACACTCCAGAAGCCTCCTGAGAGAATGCAACCACAGCAGCAGCTGCACCAGGACTGTGCAAAGATGAGGAGCTATGCAAAATGGCAAGAGACAAGAACACTCATTATTTTTGTCCAGAGACAAAGTGCAATAAGACCCTacataaacacaacaaattACAAGCACTGGGATATGTTGAAATTTTATATACACCTTGTCAGTACACTAATATTACCCTCAGTTCATTACACCTAATACAATTGTATTCTGAATACAACTTATCTGTTTAATGTGTATTATGGTGGTGTACCTGGCATTGAGGTTGTGTGGACATACCATTTACCTTCATTTCCTAAGACCTTTGATCCAGATAGGACATTTATTAAGCTCGTGAGCCATTGTGGACATAACTGTTGCCGTAAAGTGATGTTCAGGCTGAATGCCAACAGAAGACCACCATTCCAAACAAGGGAAGTGGCGTAAAAGTGCCAGAACCACCTAGGAAAAAGCATGGCACTACATTAGCATATGCGTACATTTTACGATAATGTACTGTTTTGCGGATGTTCACCTCTTTGGGacgtcaaacacacacaaccagTCGTCGCGTCTTAGATTCTGTTTAGTCTTTCCGTATCGAATCAGATCCTGGAACAACACGTAAACACGACACGTTTCGTATTTTTGGGGCAAACGTTTTAAGATTACGTGAGTTCCAAGTGCCACAAAGAACGAAAAAGACAAAACTAACCACACAAAATCAATGAGGCGGAAACTAACATAACTCCAAGTCATTTTTCATCTGTGGTGTGGTGTGCAACCCTGAATAGATTCGGTCGAGAACAGATGCGAATAAATGGTTCCGGTGTAAAGTAAGTGGGGGAAGTATagtttaaggcaggggtcaccaaggttttttcttgcgagagctacttttagaaaatgaaaatgaccacgagctactcatttttgtagaaatgattttcataccttatttcaacccaaacagatcaaatgtgcttgttttaccaaaacattcacataatgctggtatccacaactcacattttatgtttcagaatacttttctttctagtgttctcacattattaactgaaaacctgaatgaaaagcaggcttgcggcaCCTCATgaatggaatcacaggagtgccaaaattaaaaggcaaTACTTGTGGAAATACAatgagaatcaataataaaaaatatacaaatgtggaaatacaaagagaatcaatcataaaaaaatatacaaatgtagtcataattttttttttactattttgtctttgttttttctgtattgtctttgttttttccaatttgcctttgtttttcctgttttgtatttgtcttttccacttgcgttttgtcattgcattttgtcattgcatttggtaATACCAAAGGCTGTGGGCGGGTCATTCTGCCAGGATGATGACTACTCCATACGTGATTACACAATTTCTTCTTGCAGTGGCTATGTCGTTAAGGAAACTCGGAAGCCCGGAAAAATTGTCACGGACAGAAAGTAGACGCACATACATGTTTATCAAAAGTAAACggggaaatttaaatatggtGGACTTGGACGAATTGAGAAGGGGGGTGTTCAACGAGAATTATGAGCAATTTCTCGGTTGGTGGAAAATGTCATGGaaagttttgattaaaaaaaagtctttaagtTTAAAGTCTTTAAAGGCTATATCGGAATGCAGATATGGATGAAGCTGTGTGGCGCAATCTGTAAGaggtaaatgccttattttatgttatttaaaTTTCCCCGTTTACTTTTGAATGAGTCATTCTTCtgcatttgcatggtattattattttactttatttaaattTCCCCCGTTTACTTTTGAAAGGGGCGGGTCATTCTTCtgcatttgcatggtattatcaaatgcaatgacaaaatgcaagttgagaagacaaatacaaaacaggaaaaacaaaaacaatacagtaaaaaatacgACTACATTTgaatagtttttttaaattattgattctctttttatttccgcacgtattcccttttaattttggcactcctgtgattctatactcatgtggtcgtggggggctacctggtgcctgttGGCACcaagttggtgacccctggtttaaggtAATGGAAGGTTAAAAGTGTTTGCGAGCGATGTTAATTTATTTCATCGGTGACAATTCGCAGGCGACGTTTTGATTGGTGGGGATTTACAAAAGTGTACTGTAAAATAATACAACTATCCCACTTATTCTCGTTTATTGCAGACTAGCACTACTATTGGCTCATTCATATCCTTTAACTTTGCGCCCCCAAAACCATTGTGtgtccatatatatatatatatatatatatatatatatatatatacaatatatatatatatatatacaatatatatactatatatatatatatatatatatatatatatatatgaagaacacaaaaagcacaGATATTTGCGAAAATTaacatagaagagaactgaaatGTGATTATGAACTAGTGAAATATTGATCTCATTACTGTACACAAGTAttgatccgataccgatactagCCTGGTATtgataatattgatatttagatTAGTCCGCCTCCTCTAGTACAAAGGTCCCAGGTCAAAACAAATGTTAAGGAAATGTAATTGTACACATGTTTGTGGgtcatgtttgtttatttcaacAATGATAATACTTATCAAAAGGTAGAGTTTTAATTTGTAAGGGTTTACAAAAGTGTACTGCAGGGGGCAGTAGTGGAACCTCTGGCGTGCCAAAAACACGCGTATGTCAGATTTAATGCAAAGGCCTTCATACTTCATCATGTCACCATGCTTCCTTTCTGCTGAGTTTGCCTACTCACTGTCACAAAAATGTGTCAACTTGTAAAACCACTGCatg harbors:
- the srd5a3 gene encoding polyprenol reductase isoform X1 is translated as MTWSYVSFRLIDFVWLVLSFSFFVALGTHVILKRLPQKYETCRVYVLFQDLIRYGKTKQNLRRDDWLCVFDVPKRWFWHFYATSLVWNGGLLLAFSLNITLRQQLCPQWLTSLINVLSGSKVLGNEAPHLCTVLVQLLLWLHSLRRLLECLYVSIFSDGVIHVAQYIFGLGYYFLLGVTVLCSDRLKKGNGTLLSQLEWFHFAGIVLFILASVLQHQSMVLLAGLRTGKSGKVETLAHRLPKGGCFELVSCPHYLAELLIYVSLCLVLGGQSLTWWLVVLYVLFNQALAAQLCHELYVSKYESYPRQRKAFIPFVM
- the srd5a3 gene encoding polyprenol reductase isoform X2 yields the protein MTWSYVSFRLIDFVWLVLSFSFFVALGTHVILKRLPQKYETCRVYVLFQDLIRYGKTKQNLRRDDWLCVFDVPKRWFWHFYATSLVWNGGLLLAFSLNITLRQQLCPQWLTSLINVLSGSKVLGNEAPHLCTVLVQLLLWLHSLRRLLECLYVSIFSDGVIHVAQYIFGLGYYFLLGVTVLCSDRLKKGIVLFILASVLQHQSMVLLAGLRTGKSGKVETLAHRLPKGGCFELVSCPHYLAELLIYVSLCLVLGGQSLTWWLVVLYVLFNQALAAQLCHELYVSKYESYPRQRKAFIPFVM
- the srd5a3 gene encoding polyprenol reductase isoform X3 — protein: MKVNAPHLCTVLVQLLLWLHSLRRLLECLYVSIFSDGVIHVAQYIFGLGYYFLLGVTVLCSDRLKKGNGTLLSQLEWFHFAGIVLFILASVLQHQSMVLLAGLRTGKSGKVETLAHRLPKGGCFELVSCPHYLAELLIYVSLCLVLGGQSLTWWLVVLYVLFNQALAAQLCHELYVSKYESYPRQRKAFIPFVM